CCGGGTTATTTCTTCCGGCATGATGAATATGGAATGCCGTCAAATGGCACCGGAGTTGGAAATGACTTTGCTTCGGAACGCCTGATGGCCCGGAAGTTTATTGTTGATTCCGTATCATACTGGATAAAGGAATATCAAATTGATGGGTTCAGGTTTGATTTGATGGGTATACTCGATATTGAAACGATGAATGAGGTTCGCCAGAATGCAGAATTGATTGACCCGTCTGTCATTATTATTGGTGAGGGCTGGGATTTGAATACCCCTATACCGGATGACCAAAAAGCAAGCATCCGCAATCAGGAAAAGCTTCCTGGAATCGGCCAATTCAATGACTGGTTCAGAGATTCCATCAAAGGCAGTACGTTTAATTTATATGATAAAGGTTATGCATTGGGAAATGAGCATTATTATGATGCGGCAAAGCAGGTATTGGCTGGAAGCATTGGCCTCGAAAAAAGGAAAAAGGCATTTTCCTTTCCCCGTCCCAATCTGTAAATTATGTGGAATCACATGATAATCATACCTTATGGGATAAAATACAGGTTTGTTCTGAAAATGCGGATCCTCTTGTGCAGCAGCAAAAGCACCGCTTAGCAACAGCAATGGTCCTTCTTTCCCAAGGAATTCCATTTATGCATAGCGGACAGGAATTTTTTCGGACCAAAGAAGGAAATGGAAACAGCTACCGTGCTCCAGATTCCATCAATAATCTGGACTGGGAAAGGAAATCCCGTTACTTAAATAATGTTGAATATATTAAAGGGCTGATCAGCATAAGAAGGTCAATTCCTCTTTTCAGACTCGCCAATGCAGAAATGATCCGGAATTCCATGCGGTTTCTGGATATTAAAAAACCTCTATTGGGTTATGTGTTAACAAGCAGTGATCAAAATGCCGAGTGCAGCCATGCAGCCGTGATTATCAATCCTTTAATGACGGAAGAAGAAATTTTTCTCCCGGCTGGGGATTGGGACCTTATTGCGGATGAACGTGAGGCCGGGATTTCCACTATCCGTAAGATTAACACCAGATTTGAAATGCCGCCATTAAGTTCATATGTATTGGTTTGCAGAAGATAGAAGAAGTCTGAGAAGCATACCACTGTTCAGTTCTATTATTTCAAAAATTATCCTTAATAAGAAAATAATGATGAATTGACCAGAAAAATCTTCATTTTTTTAGATGATATTCCGTAAACCTAAATAGATGCACTTGACGAAAAAAGCCAGTAAGAATAAAATTTATAAAGATGGCTATTGTGAGGGACTAACATCAATAGCTTTTTTTATTTTATATTCCCAAAACATTGCTGGTTTGTATTTGCTGATTACTTTGTGCTTTATAGGAGCTTTATTTAATTAACCTGATAAACAGCTATATTTGCGAAAATGCAATATAGTCGAATAGAACAAAACATTATTAAGCAACGGCCCTTTTATTGGCCATGGCAAAATAAGTCTTGCTGCAAAAAACAGGGCTTATTTTTCAACTTTTTATTATTTGAACTCGAGAATTGTCTAGCGCAAGCAGCCTACCCCTCGAGGTCACAAGCCGATTCCCCCAAAAAGGCAAAGGCGCCTTTTTGGGAGGCACGTCTTGTGCTTGAGGCCCACAGGGTGTGGGTCATGCAGACTTTGCCACAGGACGTGGCGATCTTAGTCTGCGTTCCTTAGGTGGGCAAGGCGTTTGCGCTATTCTACAACCAATGGCTTACTAAATTGCAGGTGAACAATTTTGGAACATTTATTTGGACATGACTGGGAGATTGTTCCCGCCGGAGGGGCGACAGGGGAAGCCTTCTATGCAAAGCACGAAGAGCAGAGGCTTTTTCTTAAAAGAAACTCCTCTCCTTTCCTGGCGGTTCTGTCTGCGGAAGGAATCGTCCCGAAACTTATCTGGACAAAAAGAATGGAAAATGGGGACGTTATAACTGCCCAGCAATGGCTTAATGGAAGAGAGCTAAAAGCTTCTGACATGAACCAGGAAAGCGTAGCAAAGCTTTTGAGAAAAATACATTCTTCAAAGCCGCTGCTTGGTATGCTGACAAGAATGGGGAAGTCTCCGCTGCAGCCCGAAACCCTTTTGCGTTTGATTGAGGAAGAACTGGATTGTGATCTGAAGGAGCAGGCTGCTGTTATTCAGTCAGTCGATTTCCTGAAGCAAGAGGTTTCGCATATCCACTGTGAGGAAAATACGGTGTGCCATTGCGATGTGAATCATAACAACTGGCTGCTTTCGGAAAACAACCAGCTGTACTTGATTGATTGGGATGGAGCCATGATAGCAGATCCGGCCATTGATCTGGGGATGCTATTGTATTGGTATATTTCTAAAGAAGAATGGCCAAATTGGCTTGAGCGGTACGGCATTCAGTTGACAGATAATTTGCTGCTCCGCATGAAATGGTATGTGATTGCACAGACTTTGACATCTATCCAATGGCATAAAAATAAATTCAGGTACCAGGAAATGGAAAAGTGGCTTTCCTATCTGGATGAGCTCCTTTAAGATTTACGAAAATTGATCTATATCCTGTACCCATTGTGATAATTCATTCTGGTGGGATTCAATGTGAGTATCCAATTGTGAAGAATTGATCCCGTGCTGACTGTATTCATAAATTTCTTCTAATACTGTTTTTACGTTTTGATTAATATTTCCGTTGATCATTAATGATTTAACCAAACGTTCCAATTGTTCACATTCTGAAATAGAGCCACAGCAATCTGTCTGATGATTGCTTAAAATATCTTTTAATAAATTTAATTGATCCTGGTGTCCAAGCGGCATGAAAAGCACCCTTTCTATTGAAGCTGAAAATAAAAACAAAAGGAATTCACTTTTAGGTTGTGGATTCTTTTTTTATTTATTCATTGGCGGATTGTAATTTAGGTGTTTGAGTGCCATTGGGTTAAACTACAAACAAGGGATGAACCACTATAGTAATCCCTCTAAAAATAAAGTTGCATCACTGCGACAGGCATGATATTGTTTGAACGATATTAATTTTTAGGAGTGTCAAAATGCGACAGCGAAATAAACCTTGGGCGAAAGATAAATTAGCCGAATATCCACAATACGTAATTTCAGAACCTGAAAAATATAAAGGAAAGTGGAAGGAAGCCTTCGATAAAGATCAGCCCCTTCATATAGAAATTGGGACAGGAAAAGGCCGCTTCATAACTGGTATGGCGAAAGCAAACCCGGAAAACAACTACATTGGAATTGAGCTCGCTGACAGCGTCATCGTCACTGCTCTGGATCGCATCATCGAGGATGAACTTCCAAATGTAAAGCTTCTGAATGTGAATGCCAATGATCTTCGGGATTACTTTGAAAAAGGCGAAGTCGATCGTGTCTACCTTAATTTTTCAGATCCATGGCCAAAGAAACGCCATGCAAAACGCAGGCTGACTTATAAAAGTTTCCTGGAGATTTATGAAAATATCCTTGGGGATAAAGGAGAAATACACTTTAAGACTGATAACCAGGGATTATTTGAATCATCTCTTATGAGTTTCTCCGAGTACGGCATGCTTCTGACATTTGTCAGCCTGGACCTTCACAATAGCGATTATGAAGGAAACATCATGACCGAATATGAAGAGAAGTTTTCTTCAAGGGGAAGCCGTATATTCCGGTGTGAAGTTCAATACAGATAAGCTAGTCTATCCGGATGGATAGGCTTTTTTGGATATTGCTATATTTGACTGTTTGCATTCGTGTGGAATAATTTAAATATTTCTACAAGTAAGCGCTTAAATGTTAATATATAAGGGGAATGCGAGCGCTTGCTCAGAAAAACTCAAATGGAGGAGATAATGATGGAAGCATTGGAGTTAAAGAACGTAAAGCTGTACTGGCTTCGCGGCGGTGTCACACATCTTGATGGCGGAGCCATGTTTGGGGTAGTTCCTAAGCCTTTATGGTCTAAAAGATATCCCTGCAATGAAAATAATCAGATCGAACTGAGAACAGATCCCATCCTTATTCAGTTTGACGGTAAAAATATTCTAGTCGAATCGGGTCTTGGAAACGGGAAGCTGAGTGATAAACAGAAGAGGAATTTCGGAGCGCTTGAAGAGTCTTTTGTTGAACAGGATTTAGCCAAGCACGGCCTGTCACCAAAGGACATCGATTATATCCTTATGACGCATCTTCATTTTGATCATGCCTGCGGACTGACAAAACCGGAAGAAGGAAAATTTTCTTCTATATTTCCAAATGCAAGAATCATTGCATCACAAGTGGAATGGGAAGAAATGAGAAATCCTAATATCCGTTCAAGGAATACATATTGGAAAGAAAACTGGGAGTCCATTCAGGATCAGGTGGATGTCTTTGCAGGAGAGTGGACGCTCGGCCCTATTAAAATGGTGCATACAGGCGGCCACAGTGATGGCCATTCTATACTTGTTATAGAAGATGAGGATGAGACCGTCATTCATATGGCTGATATCATGCCAACTCATGCCCATGCGAATGTACTTTGGGTTCTCGCTTACGATGACTATCCGATGGATTCCATAAGTGCCAAGGAAAAATGGATGGAATACGGGCTGGAAAGAAATGCATGGTTTACTTTTTATCATGATGCTTTTTACCGGGCAGTCAAATGGGATGAATCAGGAAATATTGCTGAGAAGGTGGAAAAGAAGCAAAGTTAAAAAATCCCCATCCGGGGATTTTTTAATACTCTTTAAACGTCTATAACTGGCCTGCCCCCTCGAGGTCACAAGCTTGTCTAGTTACGGCTCCTAGGGACTCGGGGACATAAGCTGTTTCCTTTCAGAAGGAGAAAACCACCTTCTTTCAGGAAATGTCTTATGCCTGAGGCCCGCAGGACAAGGAAGGCTTCGACAGTATAAACATCGCACGACAGAGCGGTAGGTAGCTTTTGGGAGGACGTGGCGTTCTTAGTCTGCATTCCTTCTTGGGCAAGGCATTTGTGCTTTTCTCAATGCAGTGGAAAAACGTCCAAAATGGTTCCAGTCTCTGCGTCGGCAATGAATTCATACTGTTCGGCTTCTTCACCCGAAAACCTCGAAATGCCGCCCTTATAAACCTGATATTTTAAATGACCTTTTTCATAAGGTTCAGCTTTCATATGAATCCATGATCCGCTTATCGGCCCTTCCTGTTTAAATGCATCCTTTGCATTTGCCAAAGCTTTCTCAGGGGAAACAGCAGTTTTCTGCGACAGCAATTCCCTAGCTGCGTACCCGCTCGCCAAACCAACCCCAACACCTAACATAAATGACTTCCAATTCATAATTGCACCTCCCCAGGCTGATGATATAAGCAGTTCATTTTTACAAATTTTTCTGTTTTCCAATTCTATCTTATCAAAAATAGGCATGAACTAAAATAAATAATACACAGCTTAAATTTCGCCAACCGAAGTTTCCTGCCTGAAATGGTGGAAAGACGTATGAAAGTTCTGTAAAATGAAATTATACATATCTGCATAGCCAATTCGCAAAGTGATAAAGGAGAATAATAATGAACGAAAAAACATTGCAGCTTTTTAAAACATTGACAGAGTTGCCAGGGGCGCCTGGAAACGAGCATTTAGTACGGAAATTCATGCGCGAACAGATCAGCCAGTATACAGAAGAAGTCGTTCAGGATAAGCTTGGAGGCATCTTCGGCGTGAAAAGAGGCGATCAAAGCGGCCCGACTGTCATGGTGGCAGGCCATATGGATGAAGTTGGATTCATGGTCACTTCCATAACAGATAATGGAATGATCCGTTTTCAGACACTGGGAGGCTGGTGGAGCCAGGTTTTGCTTGCACAAAGAGTCCAAATTATTACAGATAATGGACCGGTGACAGGAGTTATCGGTTCAATTCCTCCGCATCTTTTAGACGAAGCAAAGCGCAGCAAGCCGATGGAAATAAAGAATATGCTGATTGACATTGGTGCAGATGACCGTGAAGATGCGAAAAGAATAGGCATTAAGCCAGGACAGCAAATTCTCCCGATTTGTCCATTTACACCAATGGCAAATGCAAAGAAAATCCTGGCGAAAGCATGGGATAACCGTTATGGCTGCGGTTTGGCGGTGGAACTTTTAGAAGAAGTCCAGAGTGAAGCACTTCCCAATATTCTCTATTCCGGAGCAACAGTTCAGGAAGAAGTTGGCTTAAGAGGTGCACAGACAGCAGCGAATATGATCAATCCTGACATTTTCTTTGCATTGGATGCAAGCCCTGCCAACGATATGACCGGGGATAAAAACGAGTTCGGCCATTTAGGAAAAGGAGCTCTTCTGCGCATACTGGACCGTTCAATGGTAACGCACCGCGGCATGAGGGAGTTTGTTCTGGATACAGCTGAAACGAACAACATTCCATATCAGTATTTCGTCTCGCAAGGCGGAACAGATGCAGGTAAAGTTCACATATCCAATGAAGGTGTTCCAAGTGCAGTAATCGGCATTTGCTCCCGTTATATTCACACACATGCATCCATTGTGCATGTCGATGATTATGCAGCGGCAAAAGAATTGCTTGTTAAATTAGTAAAAGCTTGTGACCGTTCAACAGTAGAAACCATCCGTCAAAACAGTTAAGCAGATGAGACAGCAGGTGCTGTCTCTTTTTCCTGTAATATGAAAGGAGTACACATGAAAGTCATCATTGGTTCAAAAAATCCCGCAAAGATTTTGGCAGTAAAAACTGCTTTTAGCCATTATGAAGCTGTTATTATGTCCGAAGATGTGCCCTCAGGAGTGAACGACCAGCCATTCTCGGATGAAGAAACCATAAAAGGGGCCATCAATAGAGCATATGGAGCACTCCAAGCATCCGGCGGACAAATTGGCATTGGCCTCGAGGGCGGTGTGCAGAAAACAGAGCACGGGCTATTTCTCTGTAATTGGGGGGCTCTTGCGGAAAAAGGGCAGCCTCCGATTATTGCTGGCGGAGCCAGGATTCCCCTTCCAGATGGGGTTGCAGTCCGGCTTTTGGCTGGCGAAGAACTTGGCCCTGTAATGGATGATTACGCAAAAAAAGAAAATATCCGCAAAAATGAAGGAGCTGTTGGGATTTTTACAAATGGGCAGATTAATCGTGCTGACATGTTCTCGCATGTCATGAAGCTTCTTCTTGGGCAATATGAATATAGAAAAAAGGGCTAGCTTGGTGCTAACCCCTTTTTCTATTCGGTTTCGAAGATGTACGACAAAACTTTCAAGGCCTGGTTGACCGTTTCAACAGTAACATTGGCTTTACTTGAAAGCTCCTTTAAAGGGTGATGCAGCTCATTGGGACGGATGAGGATCAGCGGTTTTCCAAGTGCCGCAGCAGCACTTGCGTCCATGGCTGTGTTCCATTGCTTATATTTTTCACCAAACAAAGCAATCACGAGATCCGATTTTTGCATAAGAAGCTGTGTTCTTAAGTTATTGATGCTTGAAGCGGCTTCATCACGGAAGATTGCATCCGGCTGCTTCCCGAGAATTTCCTCTCCGATCATGTCAGAACGGTCATGGTTTTCCATAGGACCCGTAAAATGAACAGGCAGCTGAAGTGATTTAGCTTTCTCCTTTAATTCATTGCGCCAATTGGAATGTATTTCACCTGCTAAGTAGACGGTTATTTCCATTCTTTTTCCTCCTTTATGCAATATTCTTATATTTTAACATTTCTTCTAAGAAGTAACGCAGTGAAAAGGCCCTCAATCCTTATATGAAGGGTTGTCAGACTATTAAGAAGAAATGTATGATAGGGAAGGATATGAGATTCCATGCAAGGAGGGGACTTTAGAATGCATAAAAGATTCACCGCAGCCTTGCTCTTATTTATTTCATTTATACTGGTCAGTGCCTGTTCAGCATCGTTGGAAGAAGAGCAAACTGCCGCAAAGAATGCTGCAGAGGAAGCATTCAACCTATCACCTGAAAAGACAAATCATGAGTTTGAAGATATAGAATATTATTTGCCTTTCGGCTACGAAGTAGAAGAGGAAAGTCCAAATAACATCATTTTAAAAAATGGCTCCAAAAGGTATATCCTTTTTTACAACCAGCATGAAGGCCCGGACAGCAAGGTTGTTTATGATGCTACCCTAAAGCAAAAAGATAAATATGAAGTTAAAGAGACGTTTACAAAAGATGGACATAATGGCTTCCTGTTAATCAACAGAGGGAAAAAAGACGAACACGAATTGGTAGTCGGGATTGGCGGAGTAAAATTATCTACGCAGGCTGCGACCAGAAATTTATCCTCTGAGGCCGCTGCAATGATGGAGATAGCTAATTCTGTCCAGGTGAAGAATTAAAGCGAAGGGCGATGTCCTTCGTTTTTGTTTTGCTTTTTTTTAAGAATTTATTTTTAATAAATTATGATAGAAAACCCCTATTATAAAGAACAATAAGAATACAAAAGATTTTATATTACAAGTGTCTTTACATGTGTTATCTTATAGTTGCAGAACTTTTAAATAGGGGGAAAATAATGAGAGCCTTTCTGAATAGAAAAGGGGTAACCCTTTCACCTAAAGTATATTTTATAGATGCACTGAGCAGCATGGCGCTTGGATTATTCGCTTCGCTGATCATTGGGCTTATTATTAAGACAGTCGGCGAACAGACTGATTTCAAATACCTGGAGGATATGGGCACTCTGGCTATGGGTCTGATGGGGCCTGCAATAGGTGTTGCAGTTGCATACGGACTTAATGCTCCACCGCTTGTTATCTTTTCAGCCATTGCCAGCGGGGCTGCCGGCGCGGCTCTTGGCGGTCCAGCAGGGAGCTTCGCTGCAGCTCTTATTTCCACAGAGCTTGGAAAACTTGTCAGTAAGGAAACAAAGGTTGATATCATTGTAACACCGCTTGTTACAATTGTGGCTGGTTATATGGTTTCAACATTAATTGGCCCCGGGATCGATTATGGAATGAAGAGCTTTGGCAGCCTGATCATGTGGGGAACAGAGCAAAGGCCAATCATCATGGGCATCATTGTGGCGGTATTAATGGGTCTTGCCTTGACGGCACCCATTTCTTCAGCCGCCATTGCGCTTATGCTTGATCTGCACGGAGTTGCAGCAGGAGCTGCCACTATTGGCTGTGCAGCACAAATGGTCGGCTTCGCAGTGAGCAGCTTCAGGGAAAATAAAATGGGCGGTTTAGTAGCGATTGGAATAGGAACATCCATGCTGCAGGTAGCCAACATTATTAAAAATCCGCGTATTCTTATTCCACCTACCCTTGCAGGTGCGTTCCTGGCACCCTTTGGCACGACCGTCTGGCTAATGGAGAACAATGCTGCAGGAGCAGGCATGGGAACAAGCGGGCTGGTTGGACAGATAATGACTTTTACAACGATGGGCTTTGGTTCAGAAATTTGGATGAAGGTCATTATATTGCATTTTATTGGACCGGCTCTTATCAGCCTGTTATTATCTGAGTATATGAGGAAGAAAGGCTGGATCCAATATGGAGACATGCATATCAGCACAGGGGGCGAAAAAAATGAAAAAACTGGAATCGGCAGAACAATTTAACGAGATGCGCAGCAATGGGAAGCATATTTTCATGTTTTCAGCTGACTGGTGTCCGGATTGCCGGGTTATTGAACCGATATTGCCTGAAATAGAAGCAAAATATAGTGAATACACTTTTATTTATGTAGATCGCGATCAATTCATTGATCTTTGCATTGAGCTTGATGTCTTTGGGATCCCAAGCTTCATCGGATACAGGGATGGCCAGGAACTTGGCCGCTTTGTCAGCAAAGACCGCAAAACCCAGGAAGAAATTGAAAACTTTATTCAAACTCTTGAACAATAAGCCTGTGTACATTTAGTGTTCAAATTTTACTTTGATAAATGTCTAGCGCAAGCAGCCTGCCCTCTCGAGGCGTCGGGGGCTGGCAAGGCGCTTCCGTTTTTAGGCCCTCCTGCATCTCTTTTGAGCAGGAGGGTTTATTAGTGTAGAATGATAGTCGGAAATCAATCCCCATAAGGAGGGGCTTATATATGAAAATGGATAGTAAAAAGATGAAAAATGAATTGGAGCAGCGCTTAGCAAAAGAGAACCGGACTTTCTCTTTGACAGGGAAAAAGATCAGTTCAGAATCGAAAATAAGGACACTGGAAAAGGAATTACCATCTCTCTTCCGGGCATTATTGCTAAATGGCAGGAGCAAAAGGAAAAAGCGATTGAAGAAGTCGTTTATTATGTGGAAGAAGGCCTGGAGGCAATGGTGGAGGATGCCCATTTGTCGGGACATGAAAAAAATATTTTTCCAGTCATCCGATCAACTTCTTTTCCAGGCGAGTCACAGGAAGGTATTCCTTTTTTGACAGATGAACATACGGCTGAAACACGAATTTACTATGCGCTCGATCTTGGAAATACGTATCGCCTCATTGATGCAAAGCTAATGGAAAAAGAGAGCTGGGATCCCGAAAGAATTAGAGAAACGGCTCTTTTCAACGTAAGATCCCTGTCGACAGATATGAAATCGGATACTGTTGCAGGCAACACTTTCTATTTCTTAAACAAAAATGATGGATATGATGCAAGCAGAATCCTGAATGATTCCTTTATTAAAGAAATGGGCAGGAAAGTAGAAGGATCCATGGCCGTTGCCGTTCCGCATCAGGACGTATTGATTATTGCTGATATAAAAAATGAAACAGGCTATGACGTTCTCGCCCAGATGACTATGAGTTTCTTTGCGAGCGGCAGAGTGCCCATTACTTCCCTGTCATTCTTATATGAGAATGGAGAGTTTGAACCAATATTTATTTTGGGTAAGAATAAAAAAGTAGGTTTTAAGGGTCACAGCAATGTGGTCCTTTTTTTGTTTAACACTGATTCTTCCTGAAAACAAGGCGATAAACCCCCAGGTGAGATGAACCATTACCGAATGATATATAGATCCGTTATTTTAAATGAAAGTTAAGCAGTTCCGGGTAAAAAGACAGATATCACTACTTATGAACCTTTAATCACCCGCCTGAGTCGAAAGTATGCCTGCAGCCTTTAGTTTGTTTGTAAATTTACCCATTCTGTCTTTATAAGGACTCATTCTCGGATTTCTTATTCAAAATCTGTGAATAACTGCTAAAATAATATAGAAAGTCTAACAAAGTTTTTAATAGAAAGAGTTGATATAAATGAGCTGGATTAAAAAGCTATTCCATATGTTTAAAAGTGATGAGGAAGAATATGAGGAAATGGAAGAACATGCAGATGAGCATAACTATGAGAAGCAGCCGCCTGCAAAAAAAACAAAGAAAGTTCGAGAGACATAGATGCTAAAGTAGTCTATCAATACCCCAAAGGCCAATTCCGTTTTCCGGTCATACCTGACCATGAAGCAGAACGGGAGAATAAGAGGCAGCAAAGACAGGATCATAATAGACAGGATCATAATCGTGGGAAGCCTGTAAATAAAACTGAAAAACGGAAGTCAAGGGCAGGAGAAACGGAATGGCAGAAAAAGCCGGCGGATACTCCAATCCATGAAAAAAGGACGCCTCGTTCCGCAGATAGGGAGCGGCAAAGAAAGTCTGCGCCACCACCTGCCAGTGAAGAAAAAATTCTGACCCGTAATGAAAGAGAGGCTGCCAGCAAGAAAAGACCTTTTCAGCCAACAGAAATTCCATCGCCGATATATGGATTTAAAAGGCCACGGCCAAATGCCCAGCAAGATAAATCTGATAACGGGGAACAGGAAAACCGCAGGGAACTTACATACGATGAGGTTATGCGCAAAATTCAGCAGACCCCCTAATCGGCCGAATGTAACCGAAGCTGTTTCGGATGAAGAAAGAGAAACTGTCATTTCCGATAAACTGAAAGCTTTACAGGCACAGGCTTCTGCATTGGAAACAGAGGAACCAGCAGCCAAAAGATACAAAATAGGTGAAGCGTCTGAATTAATGTTTGAAGTACCTGAAAATAACCAAGAAACATTGCGGCATGAAGAAACACATACTGCCTGGCAAGATCATAAGGAACCTGGCAGGCAGCTTGGAGGATCTTCCAAGCCTGACGGTGAATCTCCAAATAGTGAGGATCGCATCGGTCTTAAAAAAATCGGAAATCAGCAGATCGCTCGCAAACTTGATTGAAGAGGCTCTGCACGAGGAAGAAAAAGAAGAATACACAGCAGAACTCTCAGAGCAGAGCGAATTAAGATCTCATGATATCCTTGAGATTGAAGCTGAAGAGGATGCAGAAAAGAATGAATTTCATCACGATTTAGGGATTGTTGCTAAAAGTGACTCGGAAGAGTTTATCCATATAAACTTAAAAGAGGGAAACTCACAAGCAGAAGGAATGGAGATGTCTAATAAAGCTGAATTAAGTTCTGATCATGAAGATAGCGGGGAATTAACAGGCTCGTTCTCTACTCAGGCTGAACTGATTTCTGATATAAACAGGGCTGAGAATGCAGAGCAAAATGAGACTGCAGGTGCAAATGAATACTTAGAAACAAAAACAGAATCTGCTGCGTCAACCCCACAGCAGGAAGAAGATGCCCAGGAAGGGAAGAAGCCTTCATCAAGAGGATCAATTCCATTTAATGTCATCATGCTGAATAATGACAGAAAAAAACTGAATCAGCAGGATAAGATGGCAAGACCGTCAGATGAAAAAAATAATATCGCTATGTTTCCGTCAGAAAATATCCAGCAGTCTGCTGCTGCTGCAGAAAAGATCGAGAATCATCCACCGGTGAACCATTTGCCTATGGAAGAACGTGCAGAGCAGACACCGCCTGCATCGGAAATGGACCGATTTGAGGATGAACAGACATATCAGGGGGACGAAGAAATTTTTTATTACCAATTTCCTTCCCAGACATTGCTGACACCGCCAGTAATCATGGAGGAAGCTTCCGATTGGCTTTACGAACAGGAACAGATGTTAAATTCTACACTGCAAAATTTCAATGTCAGGGCGAGGGTGGTTAATGTTACGCAAGGACCTTCTGTAACAAGGTTTGAAGTACAGCCCGAACCAGGTGTCAAGGTGAATAAAATCACGAACCTCTCAGATGATATAAAGCTGAGTCTGGCAGCAAGGGATATTCGGATCGAAGCGCCGATACCAGGAAAGCATACAATCGGCATTGAGGTTCCGAACCAGAGCAGCCGTCCGGTACTTATCAGTGAGATCATCAGCACCCCGGAGTTCCAGACTGGCCAATCCCCATTAACGGCTGTGCTGGGGCTTGATATCTCTGGGAAGCCGATTGTGACGGATTTACGGAAAATGCCGCATGGTTTGATTGCCGGTGCAACGGGATCAGGGAAGAGCGTCTGTATTAACACGATCCTGGTAAGCCTGCTGTATAAGGCGAGTCCCGATGAATTGAAGCTTCTTCTGATCGACCCAAAAATGGTCGAACTTGCACCATATAATCGAATTCCACATTTGGTCAGCCCGGTTATTACCGATGTAAAAGCGGCAACGGCAGCCTTGAAGTGGGCTGTCGAGGAGATGGAACGCAGATATGAATTGTTTGCCCATGCAGGTGTGAGGGATATAAACCGTTTTAATGAGCTGGCAGAGGAGCATCAGCAATATTCAGAGAAGCTGCCATTTATGGTCATTGTGATTGATGAGCTGGCAGACTTAATGATGA
This window of the Cytobacillus pseudoceanisediminis genome carries:
- a CDS encoding thioredoxin family protein — encoded protein: MKKLESAEQFNEMRSNGKHIFMFSADWCPDCRVIEPILPEIEAKYSEYTFIYVDRDQFIDLCIELDVFGIPSFIGYRDGQELGRFVSKDRKTQEEIENFIQTLEQ
- a CDS encoding DNA translocase FtsK: MARPSDEKNNIAMFPSENIQQSAAAAEKIENHPPVNHLPMEERAEQTPPASEMDRFEDEQTYQGDEEIFYYQFPSQTLLTPPVIMEEASDWLYEQEQMLNSTLQNFNVRARVVNVTQGPSVTRFEVQPEPGVKVNKITNLSDDIKLSLAARDIRIEAPIPGKHTIGIEVPNQSSRPVLISEIISTPEFQTGQSPLTAVLGLDISGKPIVTDLRKMPHGLIAGATGSGKSVCINTILVSLLYKASPDELKLLLIDPKMVELAPYNRIPHLVSPVITDVKAATAALKWAVEEMERRYELFAHAGVRDINRFNELAEEHQQYSEKLPFMVIVIDELADLMMMSPADVEEAICRIAQKARACGIHLIIATQRPSVDVITGLIKANVPTRIAFSVSSQIDSRTIIDISGAEKLLGRGDMLFLENGSSKPVRLQGTFVSDKEIDDVVAHVRRERDPDYLFEQEELLKKAHAIEEEDELFFEACEFVVDQGAASTSSLQRRFKIGYNRAARLIDMMEKQGFISENRGSKPRDVLITEADLESIQETSTLN